One Methanolinea sp. DNA window includes the following coding sequences:
- a CDS encoding metal-dependent hydrolase, producing MDSITHAIVAVACFHVSFHGHALVACVLGAVLSDIDVFLHAVAERNPHLFLFTHGGFTHTVPGVLVVAAGISAGFSAFAAATGQPGLIPEIPAVVFVPALAGALTHVSLDALALPGIPLLYPLSERKVTAGIFPGPSILLLSTSAAYLALSLSVPGASRWLPAYAGFVALVILARGVLRAVAVHRFGKGAIPTFDPLQWLIVEDAGDSFRVSTARLFSGPTTEKVYAKGTGDLPGNAPAPLPDPEVRRFLYNSYIVVAEKQEGGTLFRDPLREDGFVFYPPRHTRVLIRREGGGKH from the coding sequence GTGGACAGCATCACCCACGCGATAGTCGCAGTCGCGTGCTTCCACGTCTCGTTCCACGGGCACGCCCTCGTCGCCTGCGTGCTGGGGGCGGTCCTCTCCGACATCGACGTGTTCCTCCACGCGGTCGCGGAACGGAACCCGCACCTCTTCCTCTTCACCCACGGCGGGTTCACCCACACGGTCCCCGGCGTCCTCGTGGTCGCAGCCGGGATCTCGGCGGGCTTCTCGGCATTCGCCGCGGCAACGGGGCAGCCGGGTTTGATCCCGGAGATCCCCGCGGTGGTTTTCGTCCCCGCACTCGCGGGCGCGCTGACGCACGTATCCCTCGATGCCCTCGCCCTCCCCGGGATTCCGCTCCTCTATCCCCTCTCCGAGAGGAAGGTGACGGCGGGGATATTCCCCGGGCCGAGCATCCTTCTCCTCTCGACGAGCGCCGCGTACCTCGCGCTCTCCCTCTCGGTGCCGGGTGCGTCCCGGTGGCTCCCCGCCTACGCGGGATTCGTCGCCCTCGTCATCCTCGCGAGGGGCGTCCTGCGGGCGGTCGCCGTGCACCGTTTCGGGAAGGGGGCGATCCCCACGTTCGACCCGCTGCAGTGGCTCATCGTGGAGGATGCGGGCGATTCTTTCAGGGTCTCCACCGCACGCCTCTTCTCGGGGCCCACCACGGAGAAGGTGTACGCGAAGGGGACGGGGGATCTCCCCGGGAACGCTCCTGCACCGCTCCCCGACCCCGAGGTCCGGCGGTTCCTCTACAACTCCTACATCGTCGTCGCCGAGAAACAGGAGGGGGGGACGCTGTTCCGCGACCCGTTGAGGGAGGATGGTTTCGTCTTCTACCCGCCCCGGCACACGCGCGTCCTGATCAGGAGGGAGGGCGGGGGGAAACACTGA
- the spt4 gene encoding transcription elongation factor subunit Spt4, whose protein sequence is MAAARKKLVTVCRECHRVVEGEACPVCGTSNLSTDWAGYLVVIDPKNSEIAKKMNITLPGRYALKVR, encoded by the coding sequence GTGGCAGCCGCTAGGAAGAAGCTCGTCACCGTCTGCAGGGAGTGCCACCGCGTCGTGGAGGGCGAGGCGTGCCCCGTGTGCGGGACCTCCAACCTCTCCACGGACTGGGCCGGGTACCTCGTCGTGATCGACCCGAAGAACTCGGAGATAGCAAAGAAGATGAACATCACGCTCCCCGGCAGGTACGCGCTGAAGGTCCGCTGA
- a CDS encoding SpoIIE family protein phosphatase: MQAVEFFGLSEKGLRERNEDAFVAADLGGIHVFAVAEGMGGPRGTRTAAAVAVEALGKGEVARDKPLAGILEDLLGNAERALYTFESENPGVEPSAVAMAVAVLSADGRCVVSSPGPRKVFFLAEGDPGQAGDAGDGGQGRFVVHDPGAGMHEAELPPGYLVFCSDGITDFLSDARIQAIIAERGGDLEGACRKIVAEAFNNGSDDNLTVVLVRRHGAR, from the coding sequence ATGCAGGCAGTCGAGTTCTTCGGGCTCTCCGAGAAGGGGTTGCGGGAGAGGAACGAGGATGCCTTCGTTGCAGCGGACCTCGGGGGCATCCACGTCTTTGCGGTCGCGGAGGGGATGGGAGGGCCCCGCGGGACCCGGACTGCCGCGGCGGTCGCGGTGGAAGCCCTCGGGAAGGGCGAGGTCGCGCGGGACAAGCCCCTCGCCGGGATCCTCGAGGACCTCCTCGGAAACGCGGAGAGGGCGCTCTACACGTTCGAGTCCGAGAATCCGGGCGTCGAGCCGTCGGCCGTCGCGATGGCGGTCGCGGTCCTCTCGGCTGACGGCAGGTGCGTGGTGAGCAGCCCGGGTCCCCGCAAGGTCTTCTTCCTCGCGGAGGGAGACCCGGGTCAGGCCGGGGACGCGGGAGACGGGGGACAGGGACGGTTCGTCGTCCACGATCCCGGCGCCGGGATGCACGAGGCAGAGCTGCCCCCCGGGTACCTCGTCTTCTGCTCGGACGGCATCACGGACTTCCTGAGCGATGCCCGCATACAGGCGATAATTGCCGAACGCGGCGGGGATCTCGAGGGTGCCTGCCGGAAGATAGTCGCAGAGGCATTCAACAACGGCAGCGACGACAACCTCACCGTGGTGCTGGTCAGGCGCCATGGCGCGCGGTGA
- the rdgB gene encoding RdgB/HAM1 family non-canonical purine NTP pyrophosphatase: MKITVVTNNPHKAREIALFLEGFAEVNSVALECPEIRDESVRKVAEKKAEYAYSILRTPLICDDTGFYIHALQGFPGPYAAYVQRTIGNEGILRLMEGIPDRKAHFETAIAYASEGGIRVFSGRIQGRVVPPRGKGGFGYDPIFEWRGRTLAEMSPQEKNRISHRARALEKLRKFLAAGG; this comes from the coding sequence GTGAAAATCACCGTCGTCACGAACAATCCCCACAAGGCGAGGGAGATCGCGCTCTTCCTCGAGGGATTTGCAGAGGTTAACAGTGTCGCCCTCGAGTGCCCGGAGATCCGGGACGAGAGCGTGAGGAAGGTCGCGGAGAAGAAAGCCGAGTACGCGTACAGTATCCTGCGCACCCCCCTCATCTGCGACGATACCGGTTTCTACATCCACGCCCTCCAAGGGTTTCCCGGGCCCTACGCCGCGTACGTGCAGAGGACGATAGGAAACGAGGGGATCCTCCGCCTGATGGAGGGGATCCCGGACAGGAAGGCGCACTTCGAGACAGCCATTGCCTACGCGTCGGAGGGGGGGATCCGCGTGTTCTCGGGGAGGATACAGGGCCGCGTGGTTCCCCCGCGGGGGAAAGGGGGTTTCGGGTACGACCCGATATTCGAGTGGAGGGGCAGGACGCTCGCGGAGATGTCGCCCCAGGAGAAGAACAGGATCTCGCACCGGGCCCGCGCTCTCGAAAAGCTCCGCAAGTTCCTCGCCGCGGGGGGATAG
- a CDS encoding bifunctional N(6)-L-threonylcarbamoyladenine synthase/serine/threonine protein kinase yields MPDIGPVLGIEGTAWNLSAALFDRELISLYSKPYLPAQGGIHPREAAQHHASAMRDVIARVMPPDGRIAGVAFSMGPGLGPCLRTVATAARALAVALGVPLVGVNHCVAHVEIGRFATGARDPIVLYVSGANTQVIGYLNRRYRIFGETLDIGLGNALDKFARSRGLPHPGGPEIERLAKKGSYVELPYTVKGMDLAFSGLVSAAKDHPAPLEDVCYSLQETAFAMCVEVTERALAHAGKDEVLLVGGVGVNARLQEMLAIMCEERGATLHVPDRMYMGDNGAMIAYTGRLMLERGLAMRPEETRANPVFRADQVEVTWWDGDTVPAGRVEVSTGTARGAEAIVTVGEGDVTKRRQRKSYRQPALDRRLVAERTRAEARLISAARRHGVPTPVIRDVTEDTIVMERVRGTLLKDDLSPANLALAGRVVGRLHSAGIVHGDLTTSNMICRDGTIVLIDFGLAHVSSEVEARGVDIHVLFQTLESTTDDAPALKEAFIEGYRQEFASADEVISREQEIERRGRYL; encoded by the coding sequence ATGCCTGACATCGGTCCGGTTCTCGGGATCGAGGGGACGGCGTGGAACCTCTCGGCCGCTCTTTTCGACAGGGAACTCATCTCCCTGTATTCTAAGCCGTACCTCCCCGCGCAGGGGGGCATCCACCCCCGCGAGGCAGCCCAGCACCACGCCTCCGCGATGAGGGACGTCATCGCCCGCGTGATGCCCCCCGACGGGCGGATAGCCGGGGTCGCGTTCTCCATGGGCCCCGGCCTCGGACCGTGCCTCCGGACCGTGGCGACCGCCGCGAGGGCCCTTGCGGTCGCGCTCGGCGTCCCGCTCGTGGGGGTGAACCACTGCGTGGCCCACGTGGAGATTGGGAGGTTCGCGACGGGGGCACGTGACCCGATCGTCCTCTACGTGAGCGGCGCGAACACGCAGGTGATCGGGTACCTCAACCGGCGGTACAGGATCTTCGGGGAGACGCTCGACATCGGGCTTGGAAACGCGCTCGACAAGTTCGCGAGGAGCAGGGGACTCCCCCACCCGGGGGGGCCCGAGATCGAGAGGCTCGCGAAGAAGGGCAGTTACGTCGAGCTCCCCTACACGGTCAAGGGGATGGACCTCGCCTTCTCGGGCCTCGTGAGCGCGGCGAAGGACCACCCGGCCCCCCTCGAGGACGTCTGCTACAGTCTCCAGGAGACGGCGTTTGCCATGTGCGTCGAGGTGACGGAGAGGGCACTCGCGCACGCGGGAAAGGACGAGGTTCTCCTCGTCGGCGGGGTCGGCGTGAACGCCCGTCTCCAGGAGATGCTCGCCATCATGTGCGAGGAGAGGGGTGCGACACTCCACGTCCCCGACAGGATGTACATGGGGGACAACGGGGCGATGATCGCGTATACCGGCCGGCTCATGCTCGAGAGGGGTCTCGCGATGCGCCCGGAGGAGACGCGCGCGAACCCCGTCTTCAGGGCCGACCAGGTCGAGGTGACGTGGTGGGACGGCGACACCGTGCCCGCGGGGCGGGTGGAAGTGAGTACGGGTACCGCACGCGGTGCAGAGGCAATCGTCACCGTCGGGGAGGGGGACGTGACGAAGCGGCGCCAGAGGAAGTCGTACCGCCAGCCCGCACTCGACAGGCGCCTCGTCGCGGAGCGGACGAGGGCAGAGGCGCGCCTCATCTCCGCGGCACGCCGGCACGGCGTCCCGACGCCCGTTATCCGCGACGTCACGGAGGACACCATCGTGATGGAGAGGGTGAGGGGGACCCTCCTCAAGGACGACCTCTCCCCCGCAAACCTCGCGCTCGCGGGGAGGGTCGTCGGGAGGCTGCACTCCGCGGGGATCGTCCACGGGGACCTCACGACAAGCAACATGATCTGCAGGGACGGGACAATCGTTCTCATCGACTTCGGGCTCGCCCACGTCTCCTCGGAGGTCGAGGCGCGCGGCGTGGACATCCACGTCCTCTTCCAGACGCTCGAGAGCACGACCGATGACGCCCCCGCCCTCAAGGAGGCGTTCATCGAGGGGTACAGGCAGGAGTTCGCGTCCGCCGACGAGGTCATCTCCCGCGAGCAGGAGATCGAGCGCAGGGGCCGGTACCTGTGA
- a CDS encoding 30S ribosomal protein S24e, with amino-acid sequence MEIVVERDIRNELLGRREIEFTVRFDGPTPSRVQILGKLAAMLNAKENQVALDSLKTSFGMTSCKGKARIYDTEEQRNRTERAFLLSRGIPKPKEGEA; translated from the coding sequence ATGGAGATAGTGGTGGAAAGGGACATCCGGAACGAGCTCCTCGGCCGCAGGGAGATCGAGTTCACCGTCCGCTTCGACGGCCCGACACCGTCGCGCGTGCAGATCCTCGGGAAACTCGCGGCGATGCTGAATGCAAAGGAGAACCAGGTCGCGCTGGATTCCCTCAAGACCAGTTTCGGCATGACGTCCTGCAAGGGGAAGGCACGCATATACGACACGGAAGAGCAGAGGAACAGGACGGAGAGGGCATTCCTGCTCTCGCGCGGCATCCCGAAGCCAAAGGAGGGGGAGGCCTGA
- a CDS encoding DUF5615 family PIN-like protein: MKVLFDSNALMMPSQFRLDPFAELGNIIGAYEPLILQETLSELSGLSRSRGKEGSAARVGLAFARKCRVVQSGYAQGSVDEKILKYATEHGCMVVTNDRELRDLLLSEGVPVITLLQRKRLGLLRR; encoded by the coding sequence GTGAAGGTCCTCTTCGATTCGAATGCCCTCATGATGCCCTCGCAGTTCAGGCTCGACCCCTTCGCGGAGCTCGGAAACATTATTGGGGCATATGAACCATTGATACTGCAAGAGACGCTCTCCGAGCTTAGCGGACTCTCCCGCAGCCGCGGGAAAGAAGGGAGCGCCGCCCGGGTTGGACTGGCGTTCGCCCGAAAGTGCCGCGTGGTCCAGAGCGGGTATGCGCAGGGGAGCGTGGACGAGAAGATTCTCAAGTACGCGACGGAGCACGGGTGCATGGTGGTCACGAACGACAGGGAACTCCGGGATCTCCTCCTCTCTGAGGGTGTCCCCGTGATCACCCTCCTGCAGCGGAAGAGGCTTGGCCTGTTGAGGAGATGA
- a CDS encoding DNA-directed RNA polymerase, with amino-acid sequence MYYRMELSDKVRVPPHRMGEELSRVILDVLQEQFEGSIDKEIGIFIAVTRVISIGEGEIVPGDGAVYYDVDFEAVVLRLSLQEVIEGIVVETTSFGAFVSLGPIDAMLHVSQISDEYINYDEKNARLICQDSKRFIAVGEPVRVRVVTLSLNEREPRDSKIGLTMRQAGLGTARWLEEEMQKEAEKARSGERGSR; translated from the coding sequence ATGTACTACAGGATGGAGCTGTCCGACAAGGTGCGGGTCCCGCCGCACCGGATGGGCGAGGAGCTGTCACGGGTCATACTGGACGTCCTCCAGGAGCAGTTCGAGGGGAGCATCGACAAGGAGATAGGGATATTCATCGCCGTCACCCGGGTGATCTCGATCGGGGAGGGGGAGATCGTCCCGGGAGACGGGGCCGTCTACTACGACGTCGATTTCGAGGCGGTCGTGCTCCGCCTCTCCCTGCAGGAAGTGATCGAGGGTATCGTCGTGGAGACCACGAGTTTCGGCGCGTTCGTGAGCCTCGGCCCCATCGACGCGATGCTCCACGTGAGCCAGATCTCCGACGAGTACATCAACTACGACGAGAAGAACGCGAGGCTCATCTGCCAGGATTCAAAGAGGTTCATCGCGGTCGGCGAACCCGTCAGGGTGAGGGTGGTCACGCTCTCGCTGAACGAGAGGGAACCCCGCGACAGCAAGATCGGCCTCACCATGAGGCAGGCCGGCCTCGGCACGGCCCGCTGGCTCGAGGAAGAGATGCAGAAGGAGGCAGAGAAGGCGAGGAGTGGGGAGCGTGGCAGCCGCTAG
- a CDS encoding 50S ribosomal protein L40e: MSRFPEAEARLLNVKICMKCNARNAVRATRCRKCGYQNLRPKNKERKA, encoded by the coding sequence ATGTCACGGTTCCCTGAAGCTGAAGCAAGGCTGCTCAACGTGAAGATATGCATGAAGTGCAACGCGAGGAACGCGGTCCGCGCGACGCGGTGCCGAAAGTGCGGGTATCAGAACCTCCGGCCGAAGAACAAGGAGCGGAAGGCCTGA
- a CDS encoding translation initiation factor IF-2 subunit gamma: MQDVLIPSVNIGVVGHVDHGKTTLVYGLTGTWTDRHSEEIKRGISIRLGYADATFYRCERCEGSESYTTHPTCPVCGGKAVPFRSVSFVDSPGHETLMATMLSGSALMDGAMLVIAANEACPQPQTKEHLMALQLVGIRNIVIVQNKVDVVSQKEALKHYEQIKAFVKGTIAENAPIIPVSAQKGINLGALVEALDQTIPVPARDPTADPLMLVARSFDINKPGSSWRDLKGGVIGGSLIRGVFHEADDIEIRPGRQVQVENKIRWEPIGTKITTIHKGQRRVTEATPGGLLGIGTKLDPALTKSDALAGQVAGYPGQLPPVWDRIRFQVTLMERVVGATAETQIEPLKHNEPLMLSVGTAVTVGIVTNAKKDVVEATLKRPVCAETGARIAISRQVGGRWRLIGMGVLLE; the protein is encoded by the coding sequence TTGCAGGACGTGTTGATTCCCAGCGTGAATATCGGGGTGGTAGGGCATGTTGACCATGGGAAGACGACCCTCGTCTATGGCCTGACCGGGACGTGGACCGACCGCCACAGCGAGGAGATAAAGAGGGGGATCTCGATACGCCTGGGATACGCGGATGCCACCTTCTACCGGTGCGAAAGGTGCGAGGGTTCCGAATCCTACACGACGCATCCTACCTGCCCGGTCTGCGGGGGGAAGGCAGTGCCGTTCCGGTCCGTCTCGTTCGTCGACTCCCCGGGCCACGAGACCCTGATGGCGACGATGCTCTCGGGGTCCGCGCTGATGGACGGCGCGATGCTCGTGATCGCGGCAAACGAGGCGTGCCCGCAGCCCCAGACGAAGGAACACCTGATGGCACTCCAGCTCGTCGGCATCCGCAACATCGTCATCGTCCAGAACAAGGTGGACGTCGTCTCGCAGAAGGAGGCGCTCAAGCACTACGAGCAGATAAAGGCGTTCGTGAAGGGGACGATCGCCGAGAACGCGCCGATCATCCCTGTCTCGGCCCAGAAGGGCATCAACCTCGGGGCGCTCGTGGAAGCCCTCGACCAGACGATCCCCGTGCCTGCCCGCGACCCGACCGCGGATCCCCTCATGCTGGTCGCGAGGTCCTTTGACATCAACAAGCCCGGATCGAGCTGGCGTGACCTGAAGGGAGGGGTGATCGGCGGGTCCCTGATAAGGGGAGTCTTCCACGAGGCAGACGACATCGAGATCAGGCCGGGTCGCCAGGTCCAGGTGGAGAACAAGATCCGCTGGGAGCCGATCGGGACGAAGATCACGACAATCCACAAGGGGCAAAGGAGGGTGACCGAGGCCACGCCGGGCGGGCTCCTCGGGATCGGGACGAAGCTCGATCCCGCGCTCACGAAGAGCGATGCCCTCGCGGGCCAGGTAGCCGGGTACCCCGGGCAGCTCCCGCCGGTGTGGGACAGGATAAGGTTCCAGGTGACCCTCATGGAGAGGGTGGTCGGTGCGACCGCGGAGACCCAGATAGAACCCTTGAAGCACAACGAGCCCCTGATGCTCTCGGTCGGGACGGCGGTCACGGTGGGAATCGTGACGAACGCGAAGAAGGACGTCGTGGAGGCCACGCTCAAGAGGCCGGTATGCGCGGAGACGGGTGCGCGGATTGCCATCAGCCGCCAGGTGGGGGGGAGATGGAGGCTGATAGGGATGGGCGTCCTCCTCGAGTGA
- a CDS encoding sulfide-dependent adenosine diphosphate thiazole synthase, which produces MDIDEITISRAIVSSQLEKFLEYMDMDVAVVGGGPSGLTAATLIAEKGHRVGLIEKRLSVGGGMWGGGMMFPRIVVQEEARRILDRFGIRYTKYREGYFVSSSVEAVSKLTAAACDAGVEFFTLFSVEDVMIRGDGRLSGLVLNWTPVEIAGLHIDPLTVGCGVAVDATGHDAVLARLVERKGGGVSVRGEGFMWAARAEGEILSHTREIFPGLVACGMAANAVAGEHRMGPVFGGMLLSGERAAEIACSLLRA; this is translated from the coding sequence ATGGACATCGACGAGATCACTATCAGCAGGGCCATCGTGTCCTCGCAGCTCGAGAAGTTCCTCGAGTACATGGACATGGACGTTGCCGTCGTCGGCGGGGGCCCGTCCGGCCTCACGGCAGCGACCCTGATCGCGGAGAAGGGCCACCGCGTCGGCCTCATCGAGAAGAGGCTCTCCGTGGGGGGAGGCATGTGGGGAGGGGGGATGATGTTCCCCCGCATCGTCGTCCAGGAGGAGGCACGGCGCATCCTCGACCGCTTTGGCATCCGGTACACGAAATACCGGGAAGGCTACTTCGTCTCCTCCTCGGTCGAGGCCGTCTCGAAGCTGACCGCAGCCGCGTGCGACGCGGGCGTCGAGTTCTTCACGCTCTTCTCCGTCGAGGACGTGATGATCCGCGGGGACGGGAGGCTCTCGGGGCTGGTCCTGAACTGGACGCCCGTGGAGATCGCCGGTCTCCACATCGATCCCCTCACCGTGGGCTGCGGCGTCGCCGTGGACGCGACGGGGCACGACGCCGTCCTCGCCCGCCTCGTCGAGCGGAAAGGCGGAGGCGTCAGCGTGCGGGGCGAGGGTTTCATGTGGGCGGCCCGGGCGGAGGGGGAGATCCTGTCCCACACGAGGGAGATCTTCCCGGGGCTCGTGGCCTGCGGGATGGCTGCAAACGCGGTCGCCGGAGAGCACCGGATGGGCCCGGTATTCGGCGGCATGCTCCTTTCCGGCGAGCGGGCGGCGGAGATCGCGTGTTCCCTCCTCCGCGCGTGA
- the nikR gene encoding nickel-responsive transcriptional regulator NikR, producing the protein MTVETELARIGISLPKHLLDKFDEIINYRGYSSRSEGIRDAIRNYITYYKWMSDVKGERQGVITMIYDHGQRNLLQTLTDIQHEFMSIIQASLHSHLTHDRCLEVVLVRGDGSQLKALAERLMSQKGVESVKLTTIPVSD; encoded by the coding sequence ATGACAGTTGAGACGGAACTCGCCCGTATCGGCATCTCGCTCCCGAAACACCTGCTCGACAAGTTCGACGAGATCATCAATTACAGGGGATACTCTTCCCGGTCCGAGGGGATCAGGGACGCGATCCGGAATTACATCACGTACTACAAGTGGATGTCAGACGTGAAGGGGGAACGCCAGGGCGTGATCACCATGATCTACGACCACGGCCAGCGGAATCTCCTCCAGACCCTCACGGACATCCAGCACGAGTTCATGAGCATCATCCAGGCATCGCTCCACTCCCATCTCACGCACGACAGGTGCCTCGAGGTCGTCCTCGTGAGGGGCGACGGGTCCCAGCTGAAGGCACTCGCGGAGCGGCTGATGTCACAAAAGGGCGTGGAGTCGGTGAAGCTCACGACGATCCCCGTGTCCGACTAG
- a CDS encoding GTP-dependent dephospho-CoA kinase family protein, whose amino-acid sequence MLRLPDQSRHHFRIPFGRLEQDLGTLVPELRDTEFYTVGDIVTQNALRHGLVPAVAVIDGHTMRRPYGKIPTEFPRVFRARNPAGTITQELVEALRGAVSSPPALVLVEGEEDLAVLPLALLAPDGGTILYGQPCEGVVVRKIDGEARVEARRLLAFFVAEPGNGLDL is encoded by the coding sequence ATGCTGCGCCTGCCGGACCAATCCCGCCACCATTTCAGGATCCCCTTCGGGAGGCTGGAGCAGGACCTCGGCACCCTCGTCCCGGAGCTCCGGGACACGGAATTTTATACCGTGGGGGACATCGTCACCCAGAACGCGCTCCGGCACGGCCTCGTCCCCGCGGTGGCCGTCATCGACGGCCACACGATGAGGAGACCCTACGGGAAGATCCCCACGGAATTCCCCCGGGTCTTCAGGGCGAGGAATCCCGCGGGCACGATCACGCAAGAGCTCGTGGAGGCCCTGAGGGGTGCCGTCTCCTCTCCCCCGGCCCTCGTCCTCGTCGAGGGGGAAGAGGACCTCGCCGTCCTCCCCCTCGCGCTCCTCGCGCCGGACGGGGGCACCATCCTCTACGGCCAGCCGTGCGAGGGTGTCGTGGTGCGGAAGATCGACGGGGAGGCACGGGTGGAAGCCCGACGTCTCCTCGCGTTCTTCGTCGCCGAGCCGGGGAACGGGCTGGATCTCTAG
- a CDS encoding DUF1917 domain-containing protein → MSEIDPDSLSDLGCGLFLHLLNRELHERGLFLFSLVENRVDFRDVFDEVFRSFCTDYPEFCAAMAEKYGGPDGVYALIRGGEGVVPGKTTTMHWIIQDAPGVSPGEMEDEHAGKWLIFVPPSEVDSAWAKVRDATCRGELGISSKVSTARPNPDSRDERRVIYVYTRDWRDEADVMRVREKLRELGFTEKIGYKRNIETYRGEYSQRGKKVTYYSA, encoded by the coding sequence ATGAGTGAGATCGATCCGGACTCGCTCTCTGACCTCGGCTGCGGTCTCTTCCTCCACCTGTTGAACCGCGAGCTCCACGAGAGGGGACTTTTTCTCTTCTCCCTTGTCGAGAACCGGGTCGACTTCCGGGACGTCTTCGACGAGGTGTTCCGATCCTTCTGCACCGATTACCCCGAGTTCTGCGCGGCGATGGCGGAGAAGTACGGCGGGCCGGACGGGGTCTACGCGCTCATCCGCGGTGGGGAGGGGGTCGTCCCCGGGAAGACCACGACGATGCACTGGATCATCCAGGATGCCCCCGGCGTCTCGCCCGGCGAAATGGAGGACGAGCACGCGGGCAAGTGGCTCATCTTCGTCCCGCCGAGCGAGGTGGACTCCGCGTGGGCGAAGGTGAGGGACGCGACGTGCCGCGGAGAACTCGGGATATCGTCGAAGGTGAGCACGGCCCGCCCCAACCCCGACTCCCGCGACGAACGGAGGGTCATCTACGTCTACACCCGGGACTGGAGGGACGAGGCCGACGTGATGCGGGTCCGCGAGAAGCTCCGCGAGCTCGGGTTCACCGAGAAGATCGGGTACAAGAGGAACATCGAGACATACCGCGGCGAGTACAGCCAGCGGGGAAAAAAGGTGACCTATTACTCGGCCTGA
- a CDS encoding 30S ribosomal protein S27ae — MAAKKKEKGKKAGRGSYYTVSGGKVTFSRKFCPRCGPGVILANHPDRAACGKCGYTEFKKAAS, encoded by the coding sequence ATGGCCGCGAAGAAGAAGGAAAAGGGAAAGAAGGCCGGCAGGGGTTCGTACTACACGGTCTCCGGGGGGAAGGTCACGTTCTCGCGGAAGTTCTGCCCCCGTTGCGGTCCCGGGGTGATCCTCGCGAACCACCCGGACCGTGCCGCGTGCGGGAAGTGCGGGTACACGGAATTCAAGAAGGCCGCGTCGTGA
- the htpX gene encoding zinc metalloprotease HtpX, translating to MKVWKRDLGLTLRIWLTLFLLFLVYLAFLAVLSMLGIGLPFLFMFVLLMAAIQYFFSDKLVLWSTRARVIEREENPELYAMVERLAAEADLPMPRVAIMQSPVPNAFATGRSPRHSVVAVTDSILRLLSPRELEAVLAHELSHIKNRDVLVMTVASFVAMIAALIMNNFLFASMFSRREDNPWIIAGIVAVVVYFVSQLLIMALSRYREFSADRGSAFITGRPRDLVSALVKISGRMDYVPPEHKRIVESANAFFIIPALSGATLMELFSTHPPLEKRIAALERVELEMRGY from the coding sequence ATGAAAGTGTGGAAGCGCGATCTCGGACTCACGCTGAGGATCTGGCTGACCCTGTTCCTCCTGTTCCTGGTCTACCTCGCATTCCTCGCGGTGCTCTCGATGCTCGGGATAGGCTTGCCGTTCCTGTTCATGTTCGTCCTCCTGATGGCGGCAATCCAGTACTTCTTCTCCGACAAGCTCGTCCTGTGGAGCACGCGGGCGAGGGTGATCGAGAGGGAGGAGAACCCGGAGCTCTACGCCATGGTGGAGAGGCTGGCAGCGGAGGCAGACCTGCCCATGCCCCGGGTCGCGATCATGCAGTCCCCGGTACCGAACGCGTTTGCCACGGGCAGGAGTCCCCGCCACTCCGTCGTCGCGGTGACGGATTCCATCCTCCGGCTCCTCTCGCCCCGCGAACTCGAGGCAGTCCTCGCGCACGAGCTCTCGCACATCAAGAACCGGGACGTCCTCGTGATGACGGTCGCAAGTTTCGTCGCGATGATCGCGGCCCTGATCATGAACAACTTCCTCTTCGCGAGCATGTTCTCCCGGCGCGAGGACAACCCGTGGATCATCGCGGGGATCGTCGCGGTCGTCGTGTACTTCGTCTCCCAGCTCCTGATCATGGCCCTCTCGCGCTACAGGGAGTTCTCCGCGGACCGGGGGAGCGCGTTCATCACGGGGAGGCCGCGTGACCTCGTCTCGGCGCTCGTGAAGATCAGCGGGAGGATGGATTACGTCCCGCCCGAGCACAAGAGGATCGTCGAGAGCGCAAACGCGTTCTTCATCATCCCGGCCCTCTCGGGCGCGACTCTCATGGAGCTCTTCTCCACGCACCCGCCCCTCGAGAAGAGGATCGCGGCGCTCGAGAGGGTCGAGCTCGAGATGCGGGGCTACTGA